The genomic stretch cgcggcgcggcgcggcgcggtgGCGTGGCAtggcactgccccccccccccccaccggctGCCCCGCTGagccccgtccccccccgcagAGCGGTGCCTGGAGGACCACGAGTCGGTGGTGGAGGTGCAGAGCTCCTGGCCCCCGGGCGCCGACAGCCGCTTCGTCTTCCGCAAGAACTTCGCCAAGTACGAACTCTTCAAGAGCAACGCGGTACGTGGCCGCCGGAGCAAAGCCCGCGGGGACGCGGGTGTCCCACGGGAACCTGGGTGCTCCACAGGGACCCGTACGCCCCACGGAGACCCTGAGCACCCCGTGGGTCTCCCCTgacccccctgtccccccagcAGTCCCTCTTCCCCGAGGTGATGGTGTCCAGCTGCCTGGAGGCGAATAAGAACATGGCACACTCCGAGCTCATCCAGGTATGGGGCCACCGTGCCAGGCTGTGCCATGGGGACCCTTTCTGTGCCGTGGGGACCCCATTGTGCCATGGGGACCCTTTCTGTGCCATGGGGACCGTTCTGTGCCGTGGGGACCCCGCTGTGCCGTGGGGACCCCACCGTGCCCCTCagcccccatctccccccagaATTTCCTCAACTCCGGGAGCTGCCCGGAGGTCCAGGGCTTCCTGCAGCTGCGGGAAGCCGGGCGCAAGGTCTGGAAACGTTTCTACTTCTCCCTGCGCCGTTCGGGGCTCTACTACTCCACCAAGGGCACCTCCAAGGTGAGGGCGCAGGCGGGAGCGCGGCCGGGGGggtgcggcggggccggccctgactccccccccccaccccaggaccCCCGGCACCTCCAGTACTTCGCTGACCTCACCGAGTCCAACATCTACTACGTGACGCAGGGCAAGAAGCACTACGGGACGCCCACCGAGTTCGGCTTCTGCATCAAGGTGGGGATGTCCCTGCTTGGCTGGGGGCCGGGGGTCCCGGTCCTTCCCTGTGCCTTCCCCTGCCAAGGGATCTCTGCCCCCCCAAAAgccagccggggctgccccatgACGGCTCCGgtctctccccacagccctACAAGGTGCGGAGCGGCGTGAAGGGCctgaagctgctctgcagcGAGGACGAGCAGAGCCGGAGCTGCTGGATGGCGGCTTTCCGCCTCTTCAAGGTGAGTTACCAGCCCCGTGCCAGGGCGATgctggggggatgctggggggatGCTCACATCCCTGTgctgggggatgctggagggatgtccccatccctgtgctAGAAAAGATGCAGGATgggcatccccatccccatccccatgcgGGGTAGATGTagatgtccccatccccacactGGGTGGATGCGGAGGTCCTCGTCCCCACACCAAGTGGgtgctcccccaccccactgcgGGGTGGAGGCCCCATTGGACCCTCCCCATCTCACGGGGCTGTTCCCCCCAGTACGGCATGCAGCTCTACCGCAACTACCAGCAAGCGCAGGCACGGCTCAACCAGCCCCCCTGGATCGGCCCCACGCCCCTGGTGAGTGCcaccccccctgcagcccccatcCCGTGGGGAGCCCCCCGGTCACCCCCTGCTCCCCCGTAGCGAAGCGTCTCGGACAACGCGCTGGTGGCCATGGACTTCTCGGGGTGCACGGGCCGGGTGATCGAGAACCCCAGTGAGGTGCTGACGGTGGCCCTGGAGGAGGCACAGGCCTGGAGGGTGAGTTGGGGTGCAGAGGGgggtgtcgtcgtccccccgAGCCCACCCTAACACCCGCTCCTTGCTTTGCACGGCCAGAAGAAGACAACGCACCGGTACAGCCTGCCGGCAGCCTGCCAGAGCTCCCCGCTCAGCGCCGGTGAGCAGCGCCCAGCCGCAGGGTCCCATCCAGCAGAGCTGGGTTGTGCTGAGGGAGGGGGGTCCTTGCCCCAGGTAGGGGTTCCCCCAAAGCCTGACACCCATCTCCCCGCAGCCATCCATCGCACCCAGCCCTGGTTCCATGGGCGCATCTCCCGGGAGGACACCCAGCAGCTCATCGGCCGTCAGGGCTTGGTGGACGGGTATGGGACCCCGGGGGggttggggtccctggggctcctgggggggggacgggacatgGGACCCCTGGGGGGTACGTGACCCCAGGGATTATAGGGCCCTGAGGCTCATGGGGTGATGCAGGACGCTTGCGGGGATGGGGGGAAACTTGCTGGGGGGGGCATGGGATCCCAGGGGGGGTTGGGACCCCCAAGGGCTTGCAGGGGATCTGCAGCCCCCAGGGGTTCGAGGAGGGAGGGACAGGCCCCCGGGGCTCCCAGAGGGATACAGGGGTCCCAGGGGGTACAGGACCCcagggcttttggggggggagggtacCTGGGACCCCAGGGGTGACACAGCGGGGGCAGAGGGGGCCAgcagtgacacccccccccctctgGGACTCGCAGCGTCTTCCTGGTGCGGGAGAGCCAGCGCAACCCCAAGGGCTTCGTCCTGTCCCTGTGCCACCTGCAGAGAGTCAAACACTATCTCATCCTGCCGGTGAGTGCCGGCGGCAGGGGGCCCGAaggggccgggggctgccggggtGTGCCGGGGCTTTGGGGTGCTGACCCGTGTCCCCCCGTCCCGGCAGAGCGAGGAGGAGGGACGGCTCTACTTCACCATGGACGATGGGCAGACCCGCTTCGCCGACCTCATCCAGCTCGTGGAGTTTCACCAGATCAACCGCGGCATCCTGCCCTGCAAGCTGCGGCACTACTGCACCTGCGTGGCCCTCTGAGCCCGGCACCGCCAGCACCGCGCGGCATGgccggcacggcacggctcgGTACAGCCCGGCACCACCAGCACGCCACGGCTCGGCGTAGCCTGGCGCCGCCGATATGGCGCAGCTTGGCGCAGCCCGGCACCACTGGCACGGTTTGGCACAGCCCGGCATGGGGTGGCAGGATTGGGGCCAGCTCGGCGCAGGGACGAGGACGGCTCCTCCACCGCCAGACGCCCGCCCTGCGACCCGGGTGCCGGCTCTGCCCGCGGGGTCCTGGGGTGCCAGCACCGCCGGGCACCCCCACACTCAAGCACTTTCTCCCCCCCACCCGACAGCACCAGCCCCAAGCGTCCCCGAGTGTCCCCGTGGGGGCCTGGCACTCCTCGTCCCCAGGCCGGGTGGGCTcaggggtccccagccccaggagtggggtccctgggggggggggggatgagggGGGGACCCATCACCACGTCCCCCACGTCCCTGCAAGGCCAGTTGAACTGTGACGTGTTTTATACCAGTGAGAATAAAGGTTATTTTTTCAGAGCTCCCGCCTCGCTCCTTCTAAAGGAAAAgacggggtgctggggggggctgtccccacagccccccactGCCAGCGGGCGCCTGTCTGGCAGCGTCCCCGTGTCCTGCCATGTCCCCACGGTGCCCTGGGTCCCGCACAAAGGCCCCTCTGTGCTCCTCGGGCACCACGTGCGGCTCAGCCACGCGGCCGACCGGCAaatcccggggcgggggggggattAGTGAGGGAGGATTAAGGGCCTggatttggggggtgggggggggcccagGGCTGGGCCAGCTGCTATTAAaggcggggggctggggggagcggggccgcggccACGCCATGGCTCCCAAGACGGTGCTGATCACCGGCTGCTCCTCCGGCATCGGGCTGGCGCTGGCTGTCCGGCTGGCGCGGGACAAGCAACGCCGCTTCCGAGGTGAGCgggatgggggggacacccccctccccaattcCCGGGGGAGATCCCGTGCGGTGCTGAGCCGCCTCTGCCCCCAGTCATCGCCACCATGAGGAACGTGGGCAGGAGCGgggcgctggcggcggcggcgggttcGGCGCTGGGCCGGACGCTGGAGATCAAGCAGCTGGATGTCTGCGACGAGGGCTCCATCCGCGCCTGCCTCGACAGCATCCCCGGGCGCCACGTCGACGTCCTGGGTGAGCCCCGGGACCCCGCTGCTCCCACCGCGTCCCCGCGGTGCCCTGCGGTGGGGAGCCCAGCGCCGGGGACCCTCGGTGCTGGGGACACCCCCGTGCACCGGGGACTGTCCACGCCAAGCACGTCCCACGCTGGGGACCCTTTGTGCGCCCGGTGCTGGAGACCCTCTGTGCCAAGGACACCTCGTGCACCAGGGACCCTCCGTGCCGGGGACATCCTGCACCAGGGACCCTCTGTGCCGGGGACCCCCCGTGCCGGGGACCCCCCATATACCGGGGACCATCCTTGCTCAGGGTATCCCATGCTGGGGACCCTCTGTGCCAAGGACACCTCGTGCACCAGGGACCCTCCGTGCCGGG from Buteo buteo chromosome 9, bButBut1.hap1.1, whole genome shotgun sequence encodes the following:
- the GRB7 gene encoding growth factor receptor-bound protein 7; protein product: MDGGAQQSSLREPPGPGNAEQEGVPGEWDGGEGPPEVKRSQPLFIHGSSRQPPEEEPRASSLPSIPNPFPELCSPSNSPILSSPALGQGPPREGVSHVVKVFGEDGACRSLEASAGTTARQLCETLVRRTRALQDHSWALVEQHQHLALERCLEDHESVVEVQSSWPPGADSRFVFRKNFAKYELFKSNAQSLFPEVMVSSCLEANKNMAHSELIQNFLNSGSCPEVQGFLQLREAGRKVWKRFYFSLRRSGLYYSTKGTSKDPRHLQYFADLTESNIYYVTQGKKHYGTPTEFGFCIKPYKVRSGVKGLKLLCSEDEQSRSCWMAAFRLFKYGMQLYRNYQQAQARLNQPPWIGPTPLRSVSDNALVAMDFSGCTGRVIENPSEVLTVALEEAQAWRKKTTHRYSLPAACQSSPLSAAIHRTQPWFHGRISREDTQQLIGRQGLVDGVFLVRESQRNPKGFVLSLCHLQRVKHYLILPSEEEGRLYFTMDDGQTRFADLIQLVEFHQINRGILPCKLRHYCTCVAL